The following are encoded together in the Penicillium digitatum chromosome 3, complete sequence genome:
- a CDS encoding Neuromodulin — MTPKGSRKRVKTNPSGVDSPAGLSGDGRDRSGSQSQGYNASWYPGSWSSTARVSKAAPVTEVARESISAAKTVASNVTNSSASLLNTPTKNLYPSIHLTRKAGASTRSLPADATTTRINIASDGSASTTAADDTEESRAIEPAKPDKELLDESGVKSLEEPVKEREATPEADPSTSHAGSTKDPQQSSGWLSWIYGSSATSKVAANVPVSTHAVDHQVAENQMAEQGVEPTVIDYASREEELELEPEQIIDTVEGIPTSQKRSWLQMWYGTNTLCKQEDPPSTESTISRSANHNPTETPSTNMALQDPHHGPAEPAGGPQTPVGTTRSSGWSFWSKDPKKVGPSDKLQEGEAIEASMGQNLSSKRTALESDADSNVNITQKSTIKIKPQKDNCLKDGSAVSTIESTSTSMPPVEPRPADTSTSKHLQQTLPNQVLPKFEETYTFEQPPSILQSLGRLLHYGKGPEVRHVSRVRDPLHVRRALAIGVHGYFPAPFIRNLLGQPTGTSIRFSNMAADAIRNYTEGYGYSCSIEKIALEGEGRIAERVDLLWKLLLNWMEEIRKADFILFACHSQGVPVTIMLVAKLIQFGCLDVKRVGICAMAGVNLGPFPDYRSRWISGSAGELFEFALPFSKVSKEYEAALKCALNFGVRICYIGSIDDQLVSLESSLFSPITHPYVYRAVFVDGRVHAPSFLSHLVGFALKLRNLGIPDHGLIRELSTPLAGSLYSGEGHSRLYDDEAVYFMAIEFALETSSAPDSALSVIRASSSATPNPYILPFAMRGLLEEEYVRRELHDETMELLRQFDDWKPSSKVLKDVKFRLEGIRSKL; from the exons ATGACGCCCAAGGGATCTCGCAAGAGAGTGAAGACCAACCCCTCTGGTGTGGACTCACCGGCTGGACTGAGCGGTGATGGCCGAGACCGCTCAGGTTCCCAGTCACAGGGGTACAATGCT AGCTGGTACCCCGGGTCTTGGTCTTCCACTGCGAGAGTGTCTAAAGCAGCTCCAGTTACCGAGGTTGCCCGTGAGAGCATTTCAGCGGCCAAAACTGTAGCATCGAACGTCACCAACTCATCAGCTTCTCTTCTGAATACCCCAACAAAGAATCTATACCCTTCCATTCATCTTACGCGAAAGGCGGGCGCCTCGACCAGGTCTCTACCCGCTGATGCTACCACCACCCGAATCAACATCGCATCGGATGGTTCGGCTTCCACTACAGCTGCCGACGATACCGAAGAATCCAGGGCTATAGAACCGGCAAAACCTGACAAAGAATTACTTGACGAGAGTGGCGTTAAGTCGCTAGAGGAACCAGTCAAGGAACGGGAAGCCACCCCTGAAGCTGATCCCAGCACCTCGCATGCGGGATCTACAAAGGACCCCCAGCAATCTAGTGGTTGGCTCTCATGGATATATGGATCATCAGCTACATCCAAAGTTGCTGCAAATGTCCCAGTATCTACGCACGCCGTGGACCATCAAGTGGCCGAAAACCAAATGGCAGAGCAGGGTGTTGAACCTACTGTGATAGATTATGCATCACGGGAAGAAGAACTGGAACTGGAGCCAGAGCAGATAATAGATACCGTTGAAGGTATACCCACATCCCAAAAACGATCGTGGCTTCAGATGTGGTATGGTACAAATACATTGTGCAAGCAAGAAGACCCACCATCTACAGAATCCACAATCTCCCGTTCCGCGAATCACAATCCCACCGAGACTCCCTCCACAAACATGGCACTGCAGGATCCCCACCATGGGCCAGCAGAACCAGCTGGTGGACCGCAGACCCCAGTTGGAACCACGAGATCATCGGGCTGGTCATTCTGGTCCaaagatccaaaaaaggTCGGGCCCTCTGATAAACTCCAGGAAGGCGAAGCTATTGAGGCGTCAATGGGACAGAACTTGTCATCAAAGCGTACAGCACTTGAATCAGATGCAGATTCAAATGTCAACATCACACAGAAAAGCACTATCAAAATCAAGCCCCAAAAAGACAACTGTCTCAAAGATGGATCTGCTGTGTCCACCATTGAGAGCACTTCTACATCTATGCCGCCTGTTGAACCTCGACCAGCCGATACCAGTACTTCAAAACACTTGCAGCAAACTCTCCCCAACCAAGTACTGCCGAAGTTCGAAGAAACCTATACGTTTGAGCAACCGCCCTCCATCTTGCAGAGCCTTGGTCGACTTCTGCATTATGGGAAAGGGCCAGAGGTCAGGCATGTCAGCAGGGTCCGAGATCCTCTGCATGTGAGACGCGCTTTGGCTATCGGTGTTCATGGGTATTTCCCCGCTCCTTTCATTCGAAACTTACTCGGACAGCCCACTGGGACATCTATCCGGTTCTCCAATATGGCAGCAGATGCTATCCGGAACTACACAGAGGGATATGGCTACTCTTGCAGTATTGAAAAGATTGCATTGGAAGGAGAAGGTCGAATTGCGGAGCGAGTGGATCTCCTGTGGAAGCTGCTTCTAAATTGGATGGAGGAGATCCGCAAGGCTGATTTCATCTTGTTCGCATGTCACAGTCAAGGTGTGCCGGTAACAATTATGCTAGTTGCAAAGTTGATACAGTTCGGCTGTCTTGACGTCAAACGGGTCGGAATCTGCGCCATGGCGGGTGtgaacctaggccccttcCCGGATTATCGCTCTCGGTGGATCAGTGGATCGGCTGGAGAGCTGTTCGAATTTGCACTACCTTTCAGCAAGGTGTCAAAAGAGTACGAAGCTGCTCTCAAATGTGCTCTCAATTTTGGTGTTCGCATCTGTTACATCGGAAGTATTGATGATCAACTAGTTTCACTGGAG TCCTCTCTCTTCTCGCCTATCACCCACCCTTATGTCTACCGCGCTGTCTTCGTGGATGGCCGAGTCCACGCCCCAAGCTT CCTTTCCCATCTAGTTGGCTTCGCCCTCAAACTTCGCAACCTTGGTATCCCGGACCACGGTCTAATCCGCGAACTAAGTACCCCATTAGCAGGAAGTTTATACTCAGGAGAGGGACATTCTCGGCTGTACGACGATGAAGCTGTGTACTT CATGGCCATAGAATTTGCACTCGAGACTTCTTCCGCGCCAGACTCCGCGCTCAGCGTCATACGAGCTAGCAGCTCCGCTACGCCAAATCCGTACATTCTTCCCTTCGCCATGCGCGGACTGCTGGAAGAGGAATATGTGCGCCGAGAACTTCACGACGAGACTATGGAATTGCTCAGGCAATTTGACGACTGGAAACCTTCTAGCAAGGTTCTGAAAGATGTGAAGTTTAGACTAGAAGGTATCCGGTCAAAACTCTAG